One segment of Ipomoea triloba cultivar NCNSP0323 chromosome 12, ASM357664v1 DNA contains the following:
- the LOC115999267 gene encoding aldehyde oxidase GLOX1-like, with product MASIISITTTLAYLLLLLPLLFLVSTAYAAENSSADGDVFLPSAVKEPLAAPAQKPDLEMDPLASKWEIVTQNVGVSAMHMQLMINNKVVWFDTTNLGPSALMQNPRWCRKDLKGLDDCWAHGVTYDPYTAKVVKTLGLTLNPWCSSGGLSSTGKLINTGGYDNGIRGIRIVDPCDTCDFRENIGLASNRWYASQQMLENGDIIVVGGRRSPNYEFIVPDQLKFPNKQFPLRLLVETTDGHLENNLYPFVYLLPDGNVFLFANDRSIIFNPRTGRTIRELPKLPGGSRNYPASGQSALLPLKLTPNTKANDFVKAEVIVCGGNTHEAFKVTERPPRQFPPALKDCGRIVANQVGAQWEIDEMPSRRVMGDMLILPNGDLLLLNGAQTGTAAWDAAEEPNFTPVLYSPNKPKGSRFTQLKLTRIARMYHSSSGVMPDGKILVAGSNTHATYDFKAKYPTDMRVQKFSPPYLAPALQKFRPEIVDITPKQLVYGQNFKINIRLDVPADISGIKVTMYPPPFTTHGFSQGQRMLILGLTSVANKTISAVAPPSGKLAPPGYYLIFVVHRGVPSKGMWVHIK from the exons ATGGCGTCAATAATATCAATAACTACTACACTAgcttatcttcttcttcttctcccactATTATTCTTGGTTTCCACCGCCTATGCTGCTGAGAATTCATCCGCTGATGGAGATGTTTTTCTTCCATCAGCTGTGAAAGAGCCTTTAGCCGCTCCTGCCCAGAAACCAGATTTGGAGATGGATCCTTTAGCCTCCAAGTGGGAAATTGTAACTCAAAACGTGGGTGTTTCCGCCATGCACATGCAGTTGATGATAAACAACAAGGTTGTCTGGTTTGACACCACTAATCTTGGTCCCTCCGCACTTATGCAAAATCCTAGGTGGTGCAGAAAAGATCTCAAGGGACTTGATGACTGCTGGGCTCATGGCGTTACCTATGATCCCTACACCGCTAAAGTTGTCAAAACACTCGGG cTGACCCTGAATCCATGGTGCTCATCGGGAGGGCTGTCGAGCACCGGAAAATTGATAAACACGGGAGGCTACGACAATGGTATTCGAGGAATTAGAATCGTGGATCCCTGCGATACCTGCGATTtcagggaaaatattggacttGCTTCAAACAGATG GTATGCTTCTCAACAAATGTTGGAAAATGGTGATATTATCGTGGTGGGAGGGAGAAGATCTCCCAACTATGAATTTATCGTGCCAGATCAGCTTAAATTCCCAAACAAACAATTTCCACTTCGGCTGCTCGTGGAAACCACCGACGGCCATCTGGAGAATAATTTGTATCCATTTGTGTACCTTCTCCCCGACGGCAACGTCTTCCTCTTCGCCAACGATCGCTCCATTATTTTCAACCCTAGAACCGGACGGACCATTCGGGAGCTCCCCAAGCTACCAGGGGGATCTCGGAACTACCCGGCGTCGGGGCAATCGGCGCTTCTTCCTCTCAAGCTAACGCCGAATACCAAAGCCAATGATTTTGTGAAGGCGGAGGTTATTGTTTGCGGCGGCAATACACACGAAGCCTTCAAGGTCACGGAGAGACCACCGAGACAATTCCCGCCGGCGTTGAAGGATTGCGGCAGGATTGTTGCGAATCAAGTAGGGGCACAGTGGGAAATTGACGAGATGCCGTCGAGGAGGGTTATGGGAGATATGTTGATTCTCCCCAACGGGGATCTCCTCCTTCTTAATGGCGCACAAACAGGGACCGCGGCGTGGGATGCGGCTGAGGAGCCGAATTTCACGCCGGTGCTTTATAGCCCTAATAAACCGAAAGGGAGTAGGTTTACTCAGTTGAAGCTTACAAGAATCGCCAGAATGTACCATTCATCTTCTGGGGTTATGCCCGATGGTAAGATCTTAGTCGCCGGAAGTAACACCCACGCTACCTACGATTTCAAAGCCAAATACCCAACCGACATGCGTGTCCAGAAATTCTCCCCACCCTACTTAGCTCCCGCACTGCAAAAGTTCCGCCCGGAGATTGTGGACATTACCCCAAAGCAATTGGTTTATGGACAGAATTTCAAGATTAATATCAGGCTAGATGTTCCTGCGGACATATCCGGTATTAAGGTTACCATGTATCCGCCGCCTTTCACCACTCACGGATTCTCTCAGGGTCAAAGGATGCTCATTTTGGGACTCACCTCTGTGGCCAACAAAACCATCTCTGCGGTGGCGCCGCCCTCTGGCAAGCTCGCACCACCAGGCTACTACTTGATCTTTGTTGTGCATCGTGGCGTACCTAGCAAGGGAATGTGGGTGCATAttaaatag